In Melopsittacus undulatus isolate bMelUnd1 chromosome 6, bMelUnd1.mat.Z, whole genome shotgun sequence, the following proteins share a genomic window:
- the FUBP1 gene encoding far upstream element-binding protein 1 isoform X1, with protein sequence MADYSTVPPPASGAPGGGGGGGGGVNDAFKDALQRARQIAAKIGGDAGTSMNSNDYGYGGQKRPLEDGDGSWTSPSSTTHWEGMPSPFKDQPDAKKVAPQNDSFGNQLPPMHQQQRSVMTEEYKVPDGMVGFIIGRGGEQISRIQQESGCKIQIAPDSGGLPERSCMLTGTPESVQSAKRLLDQIVEKGRPAPGFHHSDGPGNAVQEIMIPASKAGLVIGKGGETIKQLQERAGVKMVMIQDGPQNTGADKPLRITGDPYKVQQAKEMVLELIRDQGGFREVRNEYGSRIGGNEGIDVPIPRFAVGIVIGRNGEMIKKIQNDAGVRIQFKPDDGTTPDRIAQITGPPDRCQHAAEIITDLLRSVQAGNPGGPGPGGRGRGRGQGNWNMGPPGGLQEFNFIVPTGKTGLIIGKGGETIKSISQQSGARIELQRNPPPNADPNMKMFTIRGTPQQIDYARQLIEEKIGGPVNPLGPPVPHGPHGVVPGPHGPPGPPGPGAPMGPYNPAPYNPGPPGPAPHGPPAPYAPQGWGNAYPHWQPPNPPDPGKPGTDPNSAAWAAYYAHYYQQQAQPPPAAPPGGPATTQTNGQGEQPNPAPAGQVDYTKAWEEYYKKMGQAVPAPAGAPPGGQPDYSAAWAEYYRQQAAYYAQTSPQGMPQHPPAPQCLPRPSTLGSAAKKQQVSTT encoded by the exons ATGGCCGACTATTCTACAGTGCCTCCGCCTGCTTCAGGCGCGCCCGGGGGAGGCGGCGGTGGAGGTGGAGGAGTGAACGATGCCTTTAAAGATGCACTGCAGAGAGCTAggcag ATTGCAGCAAAAATTGGAGGAGATGCTGGCACATCAATGAATTCAAACGACTACGGTTATGGAGGACAAAAAAGACCTCTTGAGGATGGAG ATGGCTCTTGGACAAGTCCGAGCAGTACAACACACTGGGAGGGAATGCCCTCTCCTTTTAAAG ATCAACCAGATGCTAAGAAAGTTGCTCCTCAGAATGAct CTTTTGGAAATCAGCTACCACCAATGCATCAACAACAAAG GTCTGTGATGACAGAAGAGTACAAAGTTCCAGATGGGATGGTTGGATTCA tAATTGGCAGAGGTGGAGAGCAGATCTCACGCATACAGCAAGAGTCTGGCTGTAAAATACAGATTGCACCTG ATAGTGGAGGCCTGCCTGAAAGATCATGTATGCTAACTGGAACACCAGAGTCTGTTca GTCAGCAAAAAGATTACTTGATCAGATAGTTGAAAAGGGAAGACCTGCACCTGGCTTTCACCATAGTGATGGACCTGGAAATGCAGTCCAAGAAATTATGATTCCAGCAAGTAAAGCAGGATTAGTTATTGGAAAAGGTGGAGAGACAATTAAACAGTTACAG GAGCGGGCAGGTGTCAAAATGGTTATGATTCAAGATGGTCCACAGAACACTGGTGCAGACAAGCCCCTTAGGATAACTGGAGACCCTTATAAAGTTCAG cAAGCCAAGGAAATGGTGCTGGAGTTAATTCGTGATCAAGGTGGCTTTAGAGAGGTGCGCAACGAATATGGGTCAAGAATAGGAGGAAATGAAGGGATAGAC gtTCCAATACCACGGTTTGCTGTAGGTATTGTAATTGGAAGAAATGGAGAGATGataaaaaagatacaaaatgaTGCTGGTGTTAGGATCCAGTTCAAGCCAG ATGACGGAACAACTCCGGATAGGATAGCCCAAATCACAGGGCCTCCTGACAGATGTcagcatgctgcagaaattattACAGATCTCCTTCGAAGTGTTCAG gctGGTAACCCTGGTGGCCCAGGACCTGGTGGTCGAGGAAGGGGTAGAGGCCAAGGCAACTGGAACATGGGCCCTCCTGGTGGATTACAGGAATTCAATTTTATTGTTCCCACTGGCAAAACTGGATTAATCATTGGCAAAG GTGGTGAAACTATTAAAAGTATAAGCCAGCAGTCTGGTGCTAGAATAGAACTTCAAAGAAATCCTCCACCTAATGCGGATCCAAACATGAAGATGTTTACTATCCGTGGAACACCACAGCAAATAGATTATGCACGACAACTCATAGAAGAAAAGATTGGA GGTCCAGTAAATCCATTGGGTCCACCTGTTCCACATGGACCCCATGGTGTTGTTCCTGGCCCACATGGACCTCCTGGGCCACCAGGTCCTGGTGCTCCCATGGGACCATATAACCCAGCTCCTTACAATCCAGGgcctccaggccctgcacctCA TGGTCCTCCAGCTCCATATGCTCCACAAGGATGGGGAAATGCTTACCCACACTGGCAGCCACCAAACCCACCGGATCCAG GTAAGCCAGGAACAGATCCCAATTCAGCAGCGTGGGCAGCTTACTATGCTCACTACTATCAGCAGCAAGCACAGCCACCACCTGCAGCCCCTCCTGGTGGACCAGCTACAACCCAAACTAATGGACAAG GAGAGCAGCCAAATCCAGCACCAGCAGGGCAGGTTGACTATACCAAGGCCTGGGAGGAGTACTACAAAAAGATGG GTCAAGCAGTTCCTGCCCCTGCGGGGGCTCCGCCAGGTGGTCAGCCGGATTATAGTGCAGCGTGGGCTGAGTACTACAGGCAACAGGCAGCATATTACGCCCAGACAAGTCCACAGGGAATGCCACAACATCCTCCAGCACCACAG TGCCTTCCCAGACCTTCCACCTTAGGTTCTGCTGCAAAAAAGCAACAGGTAAGCACAACCTAA
- the FUBP1 gene encoding far upstream element-binding protein 1 isoform X5 — protein sequence MADYSTVPPPASGAPGGGGGGGGGVNDAFKDALQRARQIAAKIGGDAGTSMNSNDYGYGGQKRPLEDGDQPDAKKVAPQNDSFGNQLPPMHQQQRSVMTEEYKVPDGMVGFIIGRGGEQISRIQQESGCKIQIAPDSGGLPERSCMLTGTPESVQSAKRLLDQIVEKGRPAPGFHHSDGPGNAVQEIMIPASKAGLVIGKGGETIKQLQERAGVKMVMIQDGPQNTGADKPLRITGDPYKVQQAKEMVLELIRDQGGFREVRNEYGSRIGGNEGIDVPIPRFAVGIVIGRNGEMIKKIQNDAGVRIQFKPDDGTTPDRIAQITGPPDRCQHAAEIITDLLRSVQAGNPGGPGPGGRGRGRGQGNWNMGPPGGLQEFNFIVPTGKTGLIIGKGGETIKSISQQSGARIELQRNPPPNADPNMKMFTIRGTPQQIDYARQLIEEKIGGPVNPLGPPVPHGPHGVVPGPHGPPGPPGPGAPMGPYNPAPYNPGPPGPAPHGPPAPYAPQGWGNAYPHWQPPNPPDPGKPGTDPNSAAWAAYYAHYYQQQAQPPPAAPPGGPATTQTNGQGEQPNPAPAGQVDYTKAWEEYYKKMGQAVPAPAGAPPGGQPDYSAAWAEYYRQQAAYYAQTSPQGMPQHPPAPQCLPRPSTLGSAAKKQQVSTT from the exons ATGGCCGACTATTCTACAGTGCCTCCGCCTGCTTCAGGCGCGCCCGGGGGAGGCGGCGGTGGAGGTGGAGGAGTGAACGATGCCTTTAAAGATGCACTGCAGAGAGCTAggcag ATTGCAGCAAAAATTGGAGGAGATGCTGGCACATCAATGAATTCAAACGACTACGGTTATGGAGGACAAAAAAGACCTCTTGAGGATGGAG ATCAACCAGATGCTAAGAAAGTTGCTCCTCAGAATGAct CTTTTGGAAATCAGCTACCACCAATGCATCAACAACAAAG GTCTGTGATGACAGAAGAGTACAAAGTTCCAGATGGGATGGTTGGATTCA tAATTGGCAGAGGTGGAGAGCAGATCTCACGCATACAGCAAGAGTCTGGCTGTAAAATACAGATTGCACCTG ATAGTGGAGGCCTGCCTGAAAGATCATGTATGCTAACTGGAACACCAGAGTCTGTTca GTCAGCAAAAAGATTACTTGATCAGATAGTTGAAAAGGGAAGACCTGCACCTGGCTTTCACCATAGTGATGGACCTGGAAATGCAGTCCAAGAAATTATGATTCCAGCAAGTAAAGCAGGATTAGTTATTGGAAAAGGTGGAGAGACAATTAAACAGTTACAG GAGCGGGCAGGTGTCAAAATGGTTATGATTCAAGATGGTCCACAGAACACTGGTGCAGACAAGCCCCTTAGGATAACTGGAGACCCTTATAAAGTTCAG cAAGCCAAGGAAATGGTGCTGGAGTTAATTCGTGATCAAGGTGGCTTTAGAGAGGTGCGCAACGAATATGGGTCAAGAATAGGAGGAAATGAAGGGATAGAC gtTCCAATACCACGGTTTGCTGTAGGTATTGTAATTGGAAGAAATGGAGAGATGataaaaaagatacaaaatgaTGCTGGTGTTAGGATCCAGTTCAAGCCAG ATGACGGAACAACTCCGGATAGGATAGCCCAAATCACAGGGCCTCCTGACAGATGTcagcatgctgcagaaattattACAGATCTCCTTCGAAGTGTTCAG gctGGTAACCCTGGTGGCCCAGGACCTGGTGGTCGAGGAAGGGGTAGAGGCCAAGGCAACTGGAACATGGGCCCTCCTGGTGGATTACAGGAATTCAATTTTATTGTTCCCACTGGCAAAACTGGATTAATCATTGGCAAAG GTGGTGAAACTATTAAAAGTATAAGCCAGCAGTCTGGTGCTAGAATAGAACTTCAAAGAAATCCTCCACCTAATGCGGATCCAAACATGAAGATGTTTACTATCCGTGGAACACCACAGCAAATAGATTATGCACGACAACTCATAGAAGAAAAGATTGGA GGTCCAGTAAATCCATTGGGTCCACCTGTTCCACATGGACCCCATGGTGTTGTTCCTGGCCCACATGGACCTCCTGGGCCACCAGGTCCTGGTGCTCCCATGGGACCATATAACCCAGCTCCTTACAATCCAGGgcctccaggccctgcacctCA TGGTCCTCCAGCTCCATATGCTCCACAAGGATGGGGAAATGCTTACCCACACTGGCAGCCACCAAACCCACCGGATCCAG GTAAGCCAGGAACAGATCCCAATTCAGCAGCGTGGGCAGCTTACTATGCTCACTACTATCAGCAGCAAGCACAGCCACCACCTGCAGCCCCTCCTGGTGGACCAGCTACAACCCAAACTAATGGACAAG GAGAGCAGCCAAATCCAGCACCAGCAGGGCAGGTTGACTATACCAAGGCCTGGGAGGAGTACTACAAAAAGATGG GTCAAGCAGTTCCTGCCCCTGCGGGGGCTCCGCCAGGTGGTCAGCCGGATTATAGTGCAGCGTGGGCTGAGTACTACAGGCAACAGGCAGCATATTACGCCCAGACAAGTCCACAGGGAATGCCACAACATCCTCCAGCACCACAG TGCCTTCCCAGACCTTCCACCTTAGGTTCTGCTGCAAAAAAGCAACAGGTAAGCACAACCTAA
- the FUBP1 gene encoding far upstream element-binding protein 1 isoform X6 encodes MADYSTVPPPASGAPGGGGGGGGGVNDAFKDALQRARQIAAKIGGDAGTSMNSNDYGYGGQKRPLEDGDQPDAKKVAPQNDSFGNQLPPMHQQQRSVMTEEYKVPDGMVGFIIGRGGEQISRIQQESGCKIQIAPDSGGLPERSCMLTGTPESVQSAKRLLDQIVEKGRPAPGFHHSDGPGNAVQEIMIPASKAGLVIGKGGETIKQLQERAGVKMVMIQDGPQNTGADKPLRITGDPYKVQQAKEMVLELIRDQGGFREVPIPRFAVGIVIGRNGEMIKKIQNDAGVRIQFKPDDGTTPDRIAQITGPPDRCQHAAEIITDLLRSVQAGNPGGPGPGGRGRGRGQGNWNMGPPGGLQEFNFIVPTGKTGLIIGKGGETIKSISQQSGARIELQRNPPPNADPNMKMFTIRGTPQQIDYARQLIEEKIGGPVNPLGPPVPHGPHGVVPGPHGPPGPPGPGAPMGPYNPAPYNPGPPGPAPHGPPAPYAPQGWGNAYPHWQPPNPPDPGKPGTDPNSAAWAAYYAHYYQQQAQPPPAAPPGGPATTQTNGQGEQPNPAPAGQVDYTKAWEEYYKKMGQAVPAPAGAPPGGQPDYSAAWAEYYRQQAAYYAQTSPQGMPQHPPAPQCLPRPSTLGSAAKKQQVSTT; translated from the exons ATGGCCGACTATTCTACAGTGCCTCCGCCTGCTTCAGGCGCGCCCGGGGGAGGCGGCGGTGGAGGTGGAGGAGTGAACGATGCCTTTAAAGATGCACTGCAGAGAGCTAggcag ATTGCAGCAAAAATTGGAGGAGATGCTGGCACATCAATGAATTCAAACGACTACGGTTATGGAGGACAAAAAAGACCTCTTGAGGATGGAG ATCAACCAGATGCTAAGAAAGTTGCTCCTCAGAATGAct CTTTTGGAAATCAGCTACCACCAATGCATCAACAACAAAG GTCTGTGATGACAGAAGAGTACAAAGTTCCAGATGGGATGGTTGGATTCA tAATTGGCAGAGGTGGAGAGCAGATCTCACGCATACAGCAAGAGTCTGGCTGTAAAATACAGATTGCACCTG ATAGTGGAGGCCTGCCTGAAAGATCATGTATGCTAACTGGAACACCAGAGTCTGTTca GTCAGCAAAAAGATTACTTGATCAGATAGTTGAAAAGGGAAGACCTGCACCTGGCTTTCACCATAGTGATGGACCTGGAAATGCAGTCCAAGAAATTATGATTCCAGCAAGTAAAGCAGGATTAGTTATTGGAAAAGGTGGAGAGACAATTAAACAGTTACAG GAGCGGGCAGGTGTCAAAATGGTTATGATTCAAGATGGTCCACAGAACACTGGTGCAGACAAGCCCCTTAGGATAACTGGAGACCCTTATAAAGTTCAG cAAGCCAAGGAAATGGTGCTGGAGTTAATTCGTGATCAAGGTGGCTTTAGAGAG gtTCCAATACCACGGTTTGCTGTAGGTATTGTAATTGGAAGAAATGGAGAGATGataaaaaagatacaaaatgaTGCTGGTGTTAGGATCCAGTTCAAGCCAG ATGACGGAACAACTCCGGATAGGATAGCCCAAATCACAGGGCCTCCTGACAGATGTcagcatgctgcagaaattattACAGATCTCCTTCGAAGTGTTCAG gctGGTAACCCTGGTGGCCCAGGACCTGGTGGTCGAGGAAGGGGTAGAGGCCAAGGCAACTGGAACATGGGCCCTCCTGGTGGATTACAGGAATTCAATTTTATTGTTCCCACTGGCAAAACTGGATTAATCATTGGCAAAG GTGGTGAAACTATTAAAAGTATAAGCCAGCAGTCTGGTGCTAGAATAGAACTTCAAAGAAATCCTCCACCTAATGCGGATCCAAACATGAAGATGTTTACTATCCGTGGAACACCACAGCAAATAGATTATGCACGACAACTCATAGAAGAAAAGATTGGA GGTCCAGTAAATCCATTGGGTCCACCTGTTCCACATGGACCCCATGGTGTTGTTCCTGGCCCACATGGACCTCCTGGGCCACCAGGTCCTGGTGCTCCCATGGGACCATATAACCCAGCTCCTTACAATCCAGGgcctccaggccctgcacctCA TGGTCCTCCAGCTCCATATGCTCCACAAGGATGGGGAAATGCTTACCCACACTGGCAGCCACCAAACCCACCGGATCCAG GTAAGCCAGGAACAGATCCCAATTCAGCAGCGTGGGCAGCTTACTATGCTCACTACTATCAGCAGCAAGCACAGCCACCACCTGCAGCCCCTCCTGGTGGACCAGCTACAACCCAAACTAATGGACAAG GAGAGCAGCCAAATCCAGCACCAGCAGGGCAGGTTGACTATACCAAGGCCTGGGAGGAGTACTACAAAAAGATGG GTCAAGCAGTTCCTGCCCCTGCGGGGGCTCCGCCAGGTGGTCAGCCGGATTATAGTGCAGCGTGGGCTGAGTACTACAGGCAACAGGCAGCATATTACGCCCAGACAAGTCCACAGGGAATGCCACAACATCCTCCAGCACCACAG TGCCTTCCCAGACCTTCCACCTTAGGTTCTGCTGCAAAAAAGCAACAGGTAAGCACAACCTAA
- the FUBP1 gene encoding far upstream element-binding protein 1 isoform X3 — MADYSTVPPPASGAPGGGGGGGGGVNDAFKDALQRARQIAAKIGGDAGTSMNSNDYGYGGQKRPLEDGDGSWTSPSSTTHWEGMPSPFKDQPDAKKVAPQNDSFGNQLPPMHQQQRSVMTEEYKVPDGMVGFIIGRGGEQISRIQQESGCKIQIAPDSGGLPERSCMLTGTPESVQSAKRLLDQIVEKGRPAPGFHHSDGPGNAVQEIMIPASKAGLVIGKGGETIKQLQERAGVKMVMIQDGPQNTGADKPLRITGDPYKVQQAKEMVLELIRDQGGFREVPIPRFAVGIVIGRNGEMIKKIQNDAGVRIQFKPDDGTTPDRIAQITGPPDRCQHAAEIITDLLRSVQAGNPGGPGPGGRGRGRGQGNWNMGPPGGLQEFNFIVPTGKTGLIIGKGGETIKSISQQSGARIELQRNPPPNADPNMKMFTIRGTPQQIDYARQLIEEKIGGPVNPLGPPVPHGPHGVVPGPHGPPGPPGPGAPMGPYNPAPYNPGPPGPAPHGPPAPYAPQGWGNAYPHWQPPNPPDPGKPGTDPNSAAWAAYYAHYYQQQAQPPPAAPPGGPATTQTNGQGEQPNPAPAGQVDYTKAWEEYYKKMGQAVPAPAGAPPGGQPDYSAAWAEYYRQQAAYYAQTSPQGMPQHPPAPQCLPRPSTLGSAAKKQQVSTT, encoded by the exons ATGGCCGACTATTCTACAGTGCCTCCGCCTGCTTCAGGCGCGCCCGGGGGAGGCGGCGGTGGAGGTGGAGGAGTGAACGATGCCTTTAAAGATGCACTGCAGAGAGCTAggcag ATTGCAGCAAAAATTGGAGGAGATGCTGGCACATCAATGAATTCAAACGACTACGGTTATGGAGGACAAAAAAGACCTCTTGAGGATGGAG ATGGCTCTTGGACAAGTCCGAGCAGTACAACACACTGGGAGGGAATGCCCTCTCCTTTTAAAG ATCAACCAGATGCTAAGAAAGTTGCTCCTCAGAATGAct CTTTTGGAAATCAGCTACCACCAATGCATCAACAACAAAG GTCTGTGATGACAGAAGAGTACAAAGTTCCAGATGGGATGGTTGGATTCA tAATTGGCAGAGGTGGAGAGCAGATCTCACGCATACAGCAAGAGTCTGGCTGTAAAATACAGATTGCACCTG ATAGTGGAGGCCTGCCTGAAAGATCATGTATGCTAACTGGAACACCAGAGTCTGTTca GTCAGCAAAAAGATTACTTGATCAGATAGTTGAAAAGGGAAGACCTGCACCTGGCTTTCACCATAGTGATGGACCTGGAAATGCAGTCCAAGAAATTATGATTCCAGCAAGTAAAGCAGGATTAGTTATTGGAAAAGGTGGAGAGACAATTAAACAGTTACAG GAGCGGGCAGGTGTCAAAATGGTTATGATTCAAGATGGTCCACAGAACACTGGTGCAGACAAGCCCCTTAGGATAACTGGAGACCCTTATAAAGTTCAG cAAGCCAAGGAAATGGTGCTGGAGTTAATTCGTGATCAAGGTGGCTTTAGAGAG gtTCCAATACCACGGTTTGCTGTAGGTATTGTAATTGGAAGAAATGGAGAGATGataaaaaagatacaaaatgaTGCTGGTGTTAGGATCCAGTTCAAGCCAG ATGACGGAACAACTCCGGATAGGATAGCCCAAATCACAGGGCCTCCTGACAGATGTcagcatgctgcagaaattattACAGATCTCCTTCGAAGTGTTCAG gctGGTAACCCTGGTGGCCCAGGACCTGGTGGTCGAGGAAGGGGTAGAGGCCAAGGCAACTGGAACATGGGCCCTCCTGGTGGATTACAGGAATTCAATTTTATTGTTCCCACTGGCAAAACTGGATTAATCATTGGCAAAG GTGGTGAAACTATTAAAAGTATAAGCCAGCAGTCTGGTGCTAGAATAGAACTTCAAAGAAATCCTCCACCTAATGCGGATCCAAACATGAAGATGTTTACTATCCGTGGAACACCACAGCAAATAGATTATGCACGACAACTCATAGAAGAAAAGATTGGA GGTCCAGTAAATCCATTGGGTCCACCTGTTCCACATGGACCCCATGGTGTTGTTCCTGGCCCACATGGACCTCCTGGGCCACCAGGTCCTGGTGCTCCCATGGGACCATATAACCCAGCTCCTTACAATCCAGGgcctccaggccctgcacctCA TGGTCCTCCAGCTCCATATGCTCCACAAGGATGGGGAAATGCTTACCCACACTGGCAGCCACCAAACCCACCGGATCCAG GTAAGCCAGGAACAGATCCCAATTCAGCAGCGTGGGCAGCTTACTATGCTCACTACTATCAGCAGCAAGCACAGCCACCACCTGCAGCCCCTCCTGGTGGACCAGCTACAACCCAAACTAATGGACAAG GAGAGCAGCCAAATCCAGCACCAGCAGGGCAGGTTGACTATACCAAGGCCTGGGAGGAGTACTACAAAAAGATGG GTCAAGCAGTTCCTGCCCCTGCGGGGGCTCCGCCAGGTGGTCAGCCGGATTATAGTGCAGCGTGGGCTGAGTACTACAGGCAACAGGCAGCATATTACGCCCAGACAAGTCCACAGGGAATGCCACAACATCCTCCAGCACCACAG TGCCTTCCCAGACCTTCCACCTTAGGTTCTGCTGCAAAAAAGCAACAGGTAAGCACAACCTAA
- the FUBP1 gene encoding far upstream element-binding protein 1 isoform X2, which yields MADYSTVPPPASGAPGGGGGGGGGVNDAFKDALQRARQIAAKIGGDAGTSMNSNDYGYGGQKRPLEDGDGSWTSPSSTTHWEGMPSPFKDQPDAKKVAPQNDSFGNQLPPMHQQQRSVMTEEYKVPDGMVGFIIGRGGEQISRIQQESGCKIQIAPDSGGLPERSCMLTGTPESVQSAKRLLDQIVEKGRPAPGFHHSDGPGNAVQEIMIPASKAGLVIGKGGETIKQLQERAGVKMVMIQDGPQNTGADKPLRITGDPYKVQQAKEMVLELIRDQGGFREVRNEYGSRIGGNEGIDVPIPRFAVGIVIGRNGEMIKKIQNDAGVRIQFKPDDGTTPDRIAQITGPPDRCQHAAEIITDLLRSVQAGNPGGPGPGGRGRGRGQGNWNMGPPGGLQEFNFIVPTGKTGLIIGKGGETIKSISQQSGARIELQRNPPPNADPNMKMFTIRGTPQQIDYARQLIEEKIGGPVNPLGPPVPHGPHGVVPGPHGPPGPPGPGAPMGPYNPAPYNPGPPGPAPHGPPAPYAPQGWGNAYPHWQPPNPPDPGKPGTDPNSAAWAAYYAHYYQQQAQPPPAAPPGGPATTQTNGQGEQPNPAPAGQVDYTKAWEEYYKKMGQAVPAPAGAPPGGQPDYSAAWAEYYRQQAAYYAQTSPQGMPQHPPAPQCLPRPSTLGSAAKKQQC from the exons ATGGCCGACTATTCTACAGTGCCTCCGCCTGCTTCAGGCGCGCCCGGGGGAGGCGGCGGTGGAGGTGGAGGAGTGAACGATGCCTTTAAAGATGCACTGCAGAGAGCTAggcag ATTGCAGCAAAAATTGGAGGAGATGCTGGCACATCAATGAATTCAAACGACTACGGTTATGGAGGACAAAAAAGACCTCTTGAGGATGGAG ATGGCTCTTGGACAAGTCCGAGCAGTACAACACACTGGGAGGGAATGCCCTCTCCTTTTAAAG ATCAACCAGATGCTAAGAAAGTTGCTCCTCAGAATGAct CTTTTGGAAATCAGCTACCACCAATGCATCAACAACAAAG GTCTGTGATGACAGAAGAGTACAAAGTTCCAGATGGGATGGTTGGATTCA tAATTGGCAGAGGTGGAGAGCAGATCTCACGCATACAGCAAGAGTCTGGCTGTAAAATACAGATTGCACCTG ATAGTGGAGGCCTGCCTGAAAGATCATGTATGCTAACTGGAACACCAGAGTCTGTTca GTCAGCAAAAAGATTACTTGATCAGATAGTTGAAAAGGGAAGACCTGCACCTGGCTTTCACCATAGTGATGGACCTGGAAATGCAGTCCAAGAAATTATGATTCCAGCAAGTAAAGCAGGATTAGTTATTGGAAAAGGTGGAGAGACAATTAAACAGTTACAG GAGCGGGCAGGTGTCAAAATGGTTATGATTCAAGATGGTCCACAGAACACTGGTGCAGACAAGCCCCTTAGGATAACTGGAGACCCTTATAAAGTTCAG cAAGCCAAGGAAATGGTGCTGGAGTTAATTCGTGATCAAGGTGGCTTTAGAGAGGTGCGCAACGAATATGGGTCAAGAATAGGAGGAAATGAAGGGATAGAC gtTCCAATACCACGGTTTGCTGTAGGTATTGTAATTGGAAGAAATGGAGAGATGataaaaaagatacaaaatgaTGCTGGTGTTAGGATCCAGTTCAAGCCAG ATGACGGAACAACTCCGGATAGGATAGCCCAAATCACAGGGCCTCCTGACAGATGTcagcatgctgcagaaattattACAGATCTCCTTCGAAGTGTTCAG gctGGTAACCCTGGTGGCCCAGGACCTGGTGGTCGAGGAAGGGGTAGAGGCCAAGGCAACTGGAACATGGGCCCTCCTGGTGGATTACAGGAATTCAATTTTATTGTTCCCACTGGCAAAACTGGATTAATCATTGGCAAAG GTGGTGAAACTATTAAAAGTATAAGCCAGCAGTCTGGTGCTAGAATAGAACTTCAAAGAAATCCTCCACCTAATGCGGATCCAAACATGAAGATGTTTACTATCCGTGGAACACCACAGCAAATAGATTATGCACGACAACTCATAGAAGAAAAGATTGGA GGTCCAGTAAATCCATTGGGTCCACCTGTTCCACATGGACCCCATGGTGTTGTTCCTGGCCCACATGGACCTCCTGGGCCACCAGGTCCTGGTGCTCCCATGGGACCATATAACCCAGCTCCTTACAATCCAGGgcctccaggccctgcacctCA TGGTCCTCCAGCTCCATATGCTCCACAAGGATGGGGAAATGCTTACCCACACTGGCAGCCACCAAACCCACCGGATCCAG GTAAGCCAGGAACAGATCCCAATTCAGCAGCGTGGGCAGCTTACTATGCTCACTACTATCAGCAGCAAGCACAGCCACCACCTGCAGCCCCTCCTGGTGGACCAGCTACAACCCAAACTAATGGACAAG GAGAGCAGCCAAATCCAGCACCAGCAGGGCAGGTTGACTATACCAAGGCCTGGGAGGAGTACTACAAAAAGATGG GTCAAGCAGTTCCTGCCCCTGCGGGGGCTCCGCCAGGTGGTCAGCCGGATTATAGTGCAGCGTGGGCTGAGTACTACAGGCAACAGGCAGCATATTACGCCCAGACAAGTCCACAGGGAATGCCACAACATCCTCCAGCACCACAG TGCCTTCCCAGACCTTCCACCTTAGGTTCTGCTGCAAAAAAGCAACAG TGCTGA